The Methanoculleus sp. SDB sequence TACCGCAAATACTGGGAGAGCGGAAATCACCCGTATTATTCAACCAGCGATCTCGCCGTCAAGGACAACGACGGATATATCATGATCCTGGGCAGGTCCGACGATCTGATTATCGTATCGGGCCACAATATCGGCAGCGCCGAAGTGGAGAGTGCCCTCGTCTCCCACCAGGCAGTAGCGGAAGCAGCCGCAATCGGCAAACCCGACCCGCTGAAAGGAAATATCGTGAAAGCGTTCGTCACCCTCGTCGAAGGATATTCGCCGTCGGACAAGCTCACCGGTGATCTGAAATATCATGTCCGCCAGACACTCGGCCCCATATCGGTTCCGGCCGAACTCGAGTATACGGATACCCTGCCCAAGACGCGAAGCGGAAAGATCATGAGGAGGGTTCTCCGGGCCCGCGAACTGGGCATGGATCCCGGTGACATCTCAACGCTTGAGGAGTGAATTCACCCAACTATTTATATATTCTTTCAGGGCATTTTATAACCATGAATGGTCAACCTGAAGATTCCTTGAAGATCGAAAACATCGTCGCCTCCGCCAAGGTGACCGATTCGCTCGATCTCCAGATGCTTTCTTCACAGATCAAAGATGCGGAATATAATAAAAAGAGGTTTCCGGGTGTCGTCCTCCGAATGCAGGACCCGAAAATCGCGGCCCTGGTTTTCGGATCGGGAAAGGTCGTCCTGACCGGGGCGAAGAGCATCGACAGTCTCAGCAAAGGTCTGGAGATCCTCGGAAACCAGCTCCGCTCACTGAATATCGATATTCCTGAAAAACTGACGTACAAAATCCAGAACATCGTCACGTCGGCAGACCTCGGAACACCAATCAATCTCAACAAGATAGCGGTCGGATTTAACCTCGACCGGATTGAATACGAACCTGAGCAGTTTCCGGGTCTTGTATACCGTCTTGAAGAGCCGAAGGTGGTCGTCCTGTTGTTTGGGTCCGGAAAACTGATCATCACGGGTGGAAAGCAACCTGAGGACGCGAAGAAGGCGGTACAGAAGATACTCTCCGATCTTACAAACCTCGGATTAATGTAACTTCT is a genomic window containing:
- a CDS encoding transcription factor; its protein translation is MNGQPEDSLKIENIVASAKVTDSLDLQMLSSQIKDAEYNKKRFPGVVLRMQDPKIAALVFGSGKVVLTGAKSIDSLSKGLEILGNQLRSLNIDIPEKLTYKIQNIVTSADLGTPINLNKIAVGFNLDRIEYEPEQFPGLVYRLEEPKVVVLLFGSGKLIITGGKQPEDAKKAVQKILSDLTNLGLM